One region of Desulfitobacterium chlororespirans DSM 11544 genomic DNA includes:
- a CDS encoding AbrB/MazE/SpoVT family DNA-binding domain-containing protein, with protein MHHGKFYGSTVMGERGQVVIPAEAREELGIEAGEKLVVFGNKRKGVVIIFKSEVMTRFADMIFRKSRFFEEMFTADPPQEREKKGDPEKKGDPEE; from the coding sequence ATGCATCATGGCAAGTTTTACGGCTCCACAGTGATGGGAGAGCGGGGACAAGTGGTTATTCCTGCGGAAGCCAGAGAAGAGCTGGGGATTGAAGCGGGAGAGAAGCTGGTCGTCTTTGGCAATAAGCGCAAAGGGGTCGTCATTATTTTTAAATCGGAAGTCATGACCCGCTTCGCCGATATGATCTTCAGAAAGAGCCGGTTCTTTGAGGAGATGTTCACTGCTGATCCCCCCCAAGAAAGGGAGAAGAAAGGTGATCCGGAGAAGAAGGGTGATCCGGAGGAATAA